In a single window of the Rhodoferax saidenbachensis genome:
- a CDS encoding glycine zipper 2TM domain-containing protein — MNSYPLTTDKSSAFRLHPLIAVAAGSVILASLLGAAAITGILPTSNAKVTESVAVTAPAAQTSVQKAGGQKQVTQKSSTQVASNSTAPAQPAAAPAQKNSAVGIGVGALVGGALGSQIGSGDGKTLATIAGAVGGGYVGNEIAKKNAAP; from the coding sequence ATGAACTCGTACCCCCTCACTACCGACAAATCTAGCGCGTTTCGCCTGCACCCCCTGATTGCAGTCGCTGCAGGCTCCGTGATTTTGGCGAGCCTGCTGGGCGCCGCTGCGATTACGGGAATTCTTCCCACCTCCAACGCCAAAGTCACTGAGAGTGTTGCCGTCACTGCGCCTGCAGCGCAAACCTCGGTGCAGAAGGCTGGAGGCCAGAAACAAGTGACGCAAAAATCCTCCACGCAAGTGGCAAGCAACTCCACTGCTCCTGCACAACCCGCTGCGGCTCCGGCCCAGAAAAACAGCGCAGTTGGTATCGGTGTGGGAGCTCTGGTGGGTGGTGCACTGGGTAGCCAGATTGGCAGTGGTGATGGCAAGACCCTTGCCACCATCGCCGGTGCAGTAGGCGGCGGCTACGTTGGCAATGAAATTGCCAAGAAGAACGCGGCCCCTTAA
- a CDS encoding pyridoxal-phosphate dependent enzyme — MSQTPLHLESPLLESRALSLAAQRAVWLKMEALQPPGSFKIRGIGHACQIHAQRGAKRFVSSSGGNAGMAVAYAGRVLDIPVTVVVPQTTTARAQELLRLEDADVIVHGASWQEANELALSLLGPDDAFLHPFDDPLLWAGHASMVDEVARAGVVPDAVVLSVGGGGLLSGVAEGMARNGWSNVPIIAVETTGAASLHAAMQAGQTVALDAITSIAGSLGAKRVCEQAFQWTQQRPVQSVLVSDASALDACERFLTDHRVLVEPACGASLALAYEANAALAPYRNVLFIVCGGATATVAQIRQWRQAA; from the coding sequence ATGTCACAAACACCCCTCCACCTGGAAAGCCCTCTCCTCGAATCCCGCGCCCTCAGCCTCGCCGCGCAGCGCGCCGTCTGGCTCAAGATGGAGGCGCTGCAGCCGCCTGGCAGTTTCAAGATCCGTGGCATTGGCCATGCCTGCCAGATCCATGCGCAGCGCGGGGCCAAGCGTTTTGTGTCGTCGTCTGGCGGCAACGCGGGCATGGCGGTGGCCTATGCAGGGCGGGTGCTGGATATCCCCGTGACCGTGGTGGTGCCGCAGACCACCACAGCGCGGGCGCAAGAACTGCTGCGCCTGGAGGATGCCGACGTGATCGTGCACGGCGCGTCGTGGCAAGAGGCGAATGAGCTGGCGCTATCGCTCTTGGGGCCAGACGATGCGTTTTTGCACCCGTTTGACGACCCGCTGCTGTGGGCCGGTCACGCCAGCATGGTGGACGAAGTGGCCCGCGCAGGCGTGGTGCCCGATGCGGTGGTGTTGTCGGTGGGTGGTGGTGGCCTGCTGTCGGGCGTGGCCGAGGGCATGGCGCGCAATGGCTGGAGCAATGTGCCCATCATTGCGGTGGAAACAACTGGCGCCGCGTCGCTGCACGCGGCCATGCAGGCCGGGCAAACCGTGGCGCTGGACGCCATCACCAGCATTGCTGGATCACTGGGCGCCAAGCGCGTGTGCGAACAGGCTTTTCAGTGGACGCAGCAGCGCCCGGTGCAGAGTGTGTTGGTATCAGACGCGAGTGCGCTGGATGCGTGTGAGAGATTCTTGACTGACCACCGTGTGCTGGTGGAACCGGCCTGCGGCGCCAGCCTGGCGCTGGCCTATGAAGCCAACGCGGCGCTGGCGCCCTACCGCAACGTGTTGTTCATCGTGTGCGGGGGCGCCACCGCCACGGTGGCGCAAATCCGCCAATGGCGGCAAGCCGCCTAG
- a CDS encoding LPO_1073/Vpar_1526 family protein: MLNRDQNQEVGNGATAIQATGNVTVVNVGVSSSEARQIALDVAKATFYELTGVAKDIASVRAEEITDQVIRKLEKDFPAGLQKAKDPDFQFALNTVQKEYVRSGDKDLGDLLVDLLVDRSKQDQRDILQIVLNESLATAPKLTETHLAALAVIFLFKYTQNQKIGNHDILGAYLDDHLLPFVSKISKNYAGYQHLEFSGCGSIGVGEHSLEAIFGNIYQGQFCKGFDQSEVANRAISVGIDPRFFIHCINDRTKLQINANSKEDLEKRLEAQVVSVEDRAHILALFDFGKMSHLEIKEKLVSIRPYMADVFEVWKDSPMKNFKLTSVGMAIGHANIKRLIGEFASLAIWIN, translated from the coding sequence ATGCTGAATAGAGATCAGAATCAAGAGGTTGGAAATGGTGCTACAGCAATTCAAGCCACTGGCAATGTAACTGTCGTTAATGTCGGAGTGTCCTCCTCGGAGGCTCGGCAAATCGCTTTGGATGTTGCAAAGGCGACGTTCTATGAACTGACTGGCGTAGCAAAAGATATTGCTAGCGTTAGGGCAGAAGAGATTACAGATCAAGTAATAAGAAAACTTGAAAAGGACTTCCCTGCGGGACTTCAAAAAGCAAAGGATCCTGATTTTCAGTTTGCGCTAAATACTGTTCAAAAAGAATACGTCCGCAGCGGTGACAAAGACCTAGGTGATCTATTAGTCGACCTGCTCGTGGATCGAAGCAAGCAGGATCAACGCGATATTCTCCAGATTGTGCTGAACGAGTCGCTTGCTACGGCCCCAAAACTCACAGAGACTCATCTTGCGGCGTTGGCTGTGATATTTCTATTCAAGTACACACAGAACCAAAAAATTGGCAACCATGACATCTTAGGTGCTTACCTTGATGACCATCTGTTGCCATTCGTTTCAAAGATTTCTAAGAATTACGCTGGGTACCAACATTTGGAGTTTTCTGGGTGCGGATCGATAGGGGTGGGTGAACACTCGCTGGAAGCCATTTTCGGGAATATTTACCAAGGGCAATTTTGCAAGGGCTTCGACCAATCTGAGGTTGCAAACCGGGCTATCAGTGTAGGTATTGATCCGCGATTTTTTATTCACTGCATCAACGATAGGACCAAGTTACAGATCAATGCAAATAGCAAGGAAGACCTTGAGAAGCGCCTCGAAGCTCAAGTAGTTTCGGTCGAAGATAGAGCCCATATCTTGGCGCTATTCGATTTCGGAAAGATGAGTCACTTAGAGATCAAGGAAAAATTAGTCTCTATCCGCCCATATATGGCTGATGTCTTTGAAGTGTGGAAAGACTCACCAATGAAGAACTTCAAATTAACAAGTGTTGGCATGGCAATCGGTCATGCGAACATCAAGCGCTTGATCGGAGAGTTTGCAAGTCTTGCGATATGGATCAACTGA
- a CDS encoding amidohydrolase family protein: MTTTLIRNAAAIVTGQRGAASRSAGPDIRIRGNFIEAIGQLTPEPGERVVDATDCVVYPAWVNTHHHLFQSLIKGDAHGLDLPLTAWLAATPYRFRAAFDEGLFRTAVRIGLLELALSGCGTVADHNYLYYPGMPFDSSAILFEEAERMGLRMVLCRGGATKVRQLEAELPQALRPESLDAFLGDVQRLTKLYHDASPNAMRRVVMAPTTPPYSMAPAELVECARTARSLGLRLHSHLSETVGYQDSVHSMHGMSPVRFVAEHEWLGSDVWFAHLVKLDAEEIALLGSTGTGIAHCPQSNGRLGSGIAPILALQAAGVPISMGVDGAASNEAADMISEVHAAWLMQRAAAGERNQPVYRGGQGEGESTAVSADDVVAWGTSGGAKVLGLDAIGTLAPSMAADIALYALDDPRYFGLHDVAVGPVASGGRPGLKGLWVNGQRVVEDDVLRGVDVGELRSEARGAVRRLMVG, encoded by the coding sequence ATGACCACTACCCTTATCCGCAACGCCGCCGCCATCGTCACCGGCCAGCGCGGCGCAGCCTCGCGCAGCGCCGGGCCCGACATCCGCATTCGCGGCAACTTCATTGAAGCGATAGGCCAGCTCACACCCGAGCCCGGCGAACGCGTGGTGGACGCCACCGACTGCGTGGTCTACCCCGCTTGGGTCAACACCCACCACCACCTGTTCCAGTCCCTCATCAAGGGCGACGCGCATGGGCTGGACCTGCCGCTCACCGCCTGGCTGGCCGCCACGCCCTACCGTTTTCGCGCCGCGTTTGACGAAGGCCTGTTCCGCACTGCCGTGCGCATTGGCCTTCTGGAGCTGGCGCTGTCGGGCTGCGGCACCGTGGCCGACCACAACTACCTGTACTACCCCGGCATGCCGTTCGACAGCTCGGCCATCCTGTTTGAAGAGGCCGAACGCATGGGCCTGCGCATGGTGCTGTGCCGCGGTGGCGCCACCAAGGTGCGCCAACTGGAAGCCGAACTGCCCCAGGCCCTGCGCCCTGAATCGCTGGACGCATTCTTGGGCGACGTGCAGCGCCTCACCAAGCTTTACCACGATGCATCCCCCAACGCCATGCGCCGCGTGGTCATGGCGCCCACCACACCACCCTACTCCATGGCCCCGGCGGAGCTGGTGGAGTGCGCCCGCACCGCGCGCAGCTTAGGGCTGCGCCTGCACTCGCATTTGTCGGAGACCGTGGGCTACCAGGACTCCGTGCACAGCATGCACGGCATGAGCCCGGTGCGCTTTGTGGCCGAGCACGAATGGCTGGGCAGCGACGTGTGGTTTGCGCATCTGGTGAAGCTGGATGCGGAAGAAATAGCCCTGCTGGGCAGCACCGGCACTGGCATCGCCCACTGCCCCCAAAGCAACGGTCGCCTGGGCAGCGGCATCGCCCCCATCCTGGCCCTGCAAGCTGCGGGTGTGCCCATCTCCATGGGCGTGGACGGCGCCGCATCGAATGAGGCCGCCGACATGATCTCCGAAGTGCACGCCGCCTGGCTCATGCAGCGCGCTGCGGCCGGCGAACGTAACCAACCTGTTTATCGCGGTGGCCAGGGCGAAGGTGAAAGCACCGCAGTCAGCGCCGACGACGTAGTGGCCTGGGGCACATCCGGCGGCGCCAAAGTGCTGGGTCTGGACGCCATTGGCACGCTAGCCCCCAGCATGGCCGCCGACATCGCCCTCTACGCGCTGGACGACCCGCGCTACTTTGGCCTGCACGATGTGGCTGTAGGGCCGGTAGCCAGCGGCGGGCGGCCTGGGCTCAAGGGGCTGTGGGTGAATGGGCAGCGGGTCGTTGAGGACGATGTGTTACGGGGGGTTGATGTGGGAGAGCTGAGGAGCGAGGCGCGGGGGGCGGTGCGAAGGTTGATGGTCGGTTAG
- a CDS encoding ABC transporter permease, whose translation MQTSFFKNANTLKWLAPLVVGAFFLLLWQGICTAWQVPVYLVPKPTDIAQTLVTDGPSLLLALGTTLKITVLAFVLATVLGVIAAFLFVQSRLIEASLFPYAILLQVTPVVAVAPLIIIWVKQPTLALVICATLVTLFPIISNTVLGLRSVNPGLVNLFKLNRASRWQTLVRLRIPSALPFFFGGLRISSGLALIGAVVAEFVAGTGGTGAGLAYEILQAGFQINIPRLFAALALISLTGIALFVSMDWLSKKALGHWHDSAQGA comes from the coding sequence ATGCAAACCTCATTTTTCAAAAATGCTAACACCCTCAAATGGCTGGCCCCGCTGGTCGTGGGTGCCTTTTTCCTGCTGCTGTGGCAGGGCATCTGCACTGCCTGGCAGGTGCCGGTCTACCTGGTGCCCAAGCCCACAGACATTGCGCAGACGCTGGTGACGGACGGCCCCTCGCTGCTGCTGGCGCTGGGCACTACGCTCAAGATCACCGTGCTGGCCTTTGTGCTGGCCACGGTGTTGGGCGTCATCGCCGCCTTTCTGTTTGTGCAGAGCCGTCTGATCGAGGCCAGCCTCTTCCCCTACGCCATCTTGCTGCAGGTCACGCCCGTGGTGGCGGTGGCGCCGCTCATCATCATCTGGGTCAAGCAGCCCACGCTGGCGTTGGTCATCTGTGCCACGCTGGTCACGCTGTTTCCCATCATCTCCAACACCGTGCTGGGCCTGCGCAGCGTGAACCCCGGGCTGGTCAACCTGTTCAAGCTCAACCGCGCCAGCCGCTGGCAAACGCTGGTGCGCCTGCGCATACCCAGTGCGCTGCCCTTCTTCTTTGGCGGCCTGCGCATCTCCAGCGGGCTGGCACTCATTGGCGCCGTGGTGGCCGAGTTTGTGGCCGGCACGGGCGGCACGGGTGCGGGCTTGGCCTACGAGATCCTGCAAGCCGGTTTCCAGATCAACATCCCACGCCTGTTTGCTGCACTGGCCCTTATCTCTCTCACCGGCATCGCTTTGTTTGTCAGCATGGACTGGCTCTCCAAAAAAGCCCTGGGCCACTGGCACGACAGCGCGCAAGGCGCATAA
- a CDS encoding ABC transporter ATP-binding protein: MADEEAPASQLPDAPDAQTVLHANKVEKTYGNGTHALARMSLRIQRGDFVSLLGPSGCGKSTLLKMFAGLEDPSHGHIRWAGADQPAKSGLTSAMVFQEATLMPWATVAANVRLPLDLQKVPRPEADARVAEALAQVGLGAFGHVYPRELSGGMQMRASIARALVTKPDVLLMDEPFGALDEFTRNKLDTDLRALWQATGLTVVFVTHSIYEAVFLSSRVVMMAARPGRIVADVPLDEPDRSEAYRLSPPFAEHCRDLSAMLMAASDPADLH, from the coding sequence ATGGCCGACGAAGAAGCCCCAGCCTCGCAATTGCCAGATGCCCCCGATGCGCAGACCGTGCTGCACGCCAACAAGGTGGAGAAGACCTATGGCAACGGCACCCACGCGCTGGCGCGCATGAGCCTGCGCATCCAGCGCGGGGACTTTGTCTCTTTGCTCGGCCCCTCGGGCTGCGGCAAGAGCACGCTGCTCAAGATGTTTGCCGGGCTGGAAGACCCCAGCCACGGCCACATCCGCTGGGCCGGGGCCGACCAGCCGGCCAAGTCTGGCTTGACATCGGCCATGGTGTTCCAGGAGGCGACACTCATGCCTTGGGCCACCGTGGCCGCCAATGTGCGCCTGCCGCTGGACCTGCAAAAGGTGCCGCGGCCCGAGGCCGATGCCCGCGTGGCCGAGGCCCTGGCCCAGGTGGGCCTGGGCGCCTTTGGCCACGTCTACCCGCGCGAGCTGTCGGGCGGCATGCAGATGCGCGCCTCTATCGCACGTGCGCTGGTGACCAAGCCCGATGTGCTGCTGATGGACGAACCCTTTGGCGCGCTGGACGAGTTCACGCGCAACAAGCTCGACACCGACCTGCGCGCGCTCTGGCAGGCCACGGGCCTGACCGTGGTGTTTGTCACGCACAGCATTTACGAGGCGGTGTTCCTGTCCAGCCGCGTGGTGATGATGGCCGCGCGCCCGGGCCGCATCGTGGCTGATGTGCCGCTGGATGAGCCCGACCGGTCAGAGGCCTACCGCCTCTCACCCCCGTTTGCCGAGCATTGCCGTGACCTGTCCGCCATGCTGATGGCGGCCAGCGACCCGGCCGATTTGCACTGA
- a CDS encoding aromatic ring-hydroxylating oxygenase subunit alpha, with protein sequence MLVTQQPVLRRFWYALLPISQLDDGPKPFTLLGENLVLWKKANGEPAALRDRCCHRTAKLSKGFVEGDNIVCGYHGWTYDCSGSCVRIPQNPDAAIPAGAKVPAFHCQEKYGYVWVALEDPLRPIPHFPEDGAPGYRRIFQFYEEWKTSPVRVMENSFDNSHFSFVHKANFGILNQPVPQKYELVETDFGFEGETLIPINNPPAGHRVTGATTPTTTRHLANKYYLPFSRRFGCHYPDSGIDHIIYNCATPISDDRLMLVQWLYRNDTEEQCSTQELIDWDAAITAEDRDILEATDPDACIDTKRRQEFHMPSDKPGLLIRRMLMDVLAEHGEVEMHAGNRRTVVPIHPEPSVKE encoded by the coding sequence ATGCTGGTAACTCAACAACCCGTGCTGCGCCGTTTTTGGTACGCACTTTTGCCCATCAGCCAGTTGGACGATGGCCCCAAACCTTTCACACTGCTCGGTGAAAACCTGGTGCTGTGGAAGAAGGCGAATGGCGAACCCGCCGCCCTGCGCGACCGCTGCTGCCACCGCACCGCCAAGCTGTCCAAGGGTTTTGTCGAGGGCGACAACATCGTCTGTGGCTACCACGGCTGGACGTATGACTGCAGCGGCAGCTGCGTGCGCATCCCGCAAAACCCCGACGCGGCCATCCCCGCCGGCGCCAAGGTGCCCGCCTTCCACTGCCAGGAGAAATACGGCTACGTGTGGGTGGCGCTGGAAGACCCGCTGCGCCCGATTCCCCACTTTCCCGAAGACGGTGCACCGGGCTACCGCCGCATCTTCCAGTTTTATGAGGAGTGGAAGACCAGCCCGGTGCGCGTGATGGAGAACTCGTTTGACAACTCGCACTTCAGCTTTGTGCACAAGGCCAACTTCGGCATCCTGAACCAACCCGTGCCGCAGAAGTACGAGTTGGTGGAAACCGACTTTGGTTTTGAGGGCGAAACCCTCATCCCCATCAACAACCCACCCGCCGGCCACCGCGTGACCGGCGCCACCACGCCCACCACCACGCGCCACCTGGCCAACAAGTACTACCTGCCCTTCTCGCGCCGCTTTGGCTGCCACTACCCGGACAGTGGCATAGACCACATCATCTACAACTGCGCCACCCCCATCAGCGACGACCGCCTCATGCTGGTGCAATGGCTGTACCGCAACGACACCGAAGAGCAGTGCAGCACGCAGGAGCTGATCGACTGGGACGCGGCCATCACCGCCGAGGACCGCGACATCCTGGAGGCTACCGACCCCGATGCCTGCATCGACACCAAACGCCGCCAGGAATTCCACATGCCGTCCGACAAACCCGGCCTGCTAATCCGCCGCATGCTGATGGATGTGCTGGCCGAACACGGCGAAGTGGAAATGCACGCCGGCAACCGCCGCACCGTGGTGCCGATCCATCCCGAACCATCTGTGAAGGAGTGA
- a CDS encoding ABC transporter substrate-binding protein, whose protein sequence is MQRKLTRPFAHLACAAALAAMCTTTWAQDKVTFLTSWYAQAEHGGFYQALAGGIYKKHGLDVTIKMGGPQVNGMQLLTAGQADFIMGYDLQVLKSLEQGLPVTTVATSFQKDLQGMMTHENVSGLADLKTKTILVSTSGRPTWWPWLKAKYGYTEAQARPYTFNLQPFFADTNLVQQAYPSSEPFQANKAGVKTKFFLFADEGYPPYGTTIVATTKLVAEKPDVVQRFVRASIEGWKAYLANPAAGNVLIKQDNPKMDDEQITFAIQRMKELKVFDGGDAAKLGAGVMTDARWKQTYDFMVGAGLLKAETDWKKAYTTQFVKDLKVMP, encoded by the coding sequence ATGCAACGCAAACTGACCCGCCCCTTCGCCCACCTCGCCTGCGCTGCAGCGCTGGCCGCCATGTGCACCACCACCTGGGCCCAAGACAAGGTGACCTTCCTCACCTCCTGGTACGCGCAGGCCGAACACGGCGGCTTCTACCAGGCACTGGCTGGCGGCATCTACAAAAAACACGGCCTGGACGTCACCATCAAGATGGGCGGCCCGCAGGTCAACGGCATGCAACTGCTCACCGCAGGCCAGGCCGACTTCATCATGGGTTACGACCTGCAGGTGCTCAAGTCCCTGGAGCAAGGCTTGCCGGTGACCACCGTGGCCACGTCTTTCCAGAAAGACCTGCAGGGCATGATGACGCACGAAAACGTGAGTGGCCTGGCCGACCTGAAAACCAAAACCATCCTGGTCTCCACCTCCGGACGTCCTACCTGGTGGCCCTGGCTCAAGGCCAAATACGGCTACACCGAAGCCCAGGCCCGCCCCTACACCTTCAACCTGCAGCCCTTCTTTGCCGACACCAACCTCGTGCAACAGGCCTACCCTTCGTCCGAGCCCTTCCAGGCCAACAAAGCCGGCGTCAAAACCAAGTTCTTCCTGTTTGCCGATGAGGGCTACCCACCCTACGGCACCACCATCGTCGCCACCACCAAGCTGGTGGCCGAGAAGCCCGATGTGGTGCAGCGCTTTGTGCGCGCCAGCATCGAGGGCTGGAAAGCCTACCTGGCCAACCCTGCGGCGGGCAACGTGCTCATCAAGCAGGACAACCCCAAGATGGATGACGAGCAAATCACCTTTGCCATCCAGCGCATGAAAGAACTCAAGGTATTTGACGGTGGCGACGCCGCCAAGCTGGGCGCCGGTGTGATGACCGATGCACGCTGGAAGCAGACCTACGACTTCATGGTCGGTGCCGGTTTGCTCAAGGCAGAGACCGACTGGAAAAAAGCCTACACCACGCAGTTCGTCAAAGACCTCAAGGTCATGCCCTAA
- the ygiD gene encoding 4,5-DOPA dioxygenase extradiol, protein MHRRTTLAALASLSSPFVTSLSSAASLPALQALKPSPRMPVLFLGHGSPMNAIEDNAWRRSWQAMGKELLARAAQPQLILCISAHWLTQGGWQLTGMANPKTIHDFGGFPQALFDQQYPAPGAPAVARSLAQELKSPATGTALGLDMQEWGYDHGTWSVLKPMFPKANIPVLQLSMDYSRAPSEHYALGQQLQKLRERGVLIVGSGNIVHNLRASRRGTAANEAYDWAGEFDGVVQEQIKKGQLDTLQNFQRLGAVAQQAHPTHEHYLPLLYAAGAARADEMPRFFNTGYQSASISMRSVIWG, encoded by the coding sequence ATGCACCGCAGAACCACCCTGGCCGCACTGGCCTCCCTCTCCAGCCCCTTTGTCACCTCCCTGAGCAGCGCCGCCAGCCTGCCCGCGCTGCAGGCGCTCAAGCCCTCGCCCCGCATGCCCGTGCTGTTTCTGGGCCACGGCAGCCCCATGAACGCGATTGAAGACAACGCCTGGCGCCGCAGTTGGCAGGCCATGGGCAAGGAACTGCTGGCACGCGCCGCGCAGCCACAGCTCATCCTGTGTATATCCGCCCACTGGCTCACCCAGGGCGGCTGGCAGCTCACCGGCATGGCCAACCCCAAGACCATCCACGACTTCGGCGGCTTTCCGCAAGCGCTGTTTGACCAGCAGTACCCAGCCCCCGGCGCACCCGCCGTGGCGCGCAGCCTGGCGCAAGAGCTCAAGTCCCCCGCCACCGGCACCGCGCTGGGCCTGGACATGCAGGAATGGGGCTATGACCACGGCACCTGGTCGGTCCTGAAGCCCATGTTCCCCAAGGCGAATATCCCCGTGCTGCAACTCAGCATGGACTACAGCCGCGCCCCGTCAGAACACTACGCACTCGGCCAGCAGTTGCAAAAGCTGCGCGAGCGCGGCGTGCTGATTGTGGGCAGCGGCAACATCGTGCACAACCTGCGCGCCAGCCGCCGCGGCACCGCCGCCAACGAGGCGTATGACTGGGCTGGCGAGTTTGATGGCGTGGTGCAAGAGCAGATCAAGAAGGGGCAACTGGACACGCTGCAAAACTTCCAGCGCCTGGGCGCCGTGGCGCAGCAGGCGCACCCTACGCATGAGCACTATCTGCCCCTGCTCTACGCCGCAGGTGCGGCGCGGGCGGACGAGATGCCACGGTTTTTCAACACGGGCTACCAGTCCGCATCCATCTCCATGCGGTCGGTGATCTGGGGCTAA
- a CDS encoding DUF2277 domain-containing protein: MCRNIKTLFNFEPPATELEIRDASLQFVRKLSGFSVPSKANEAAFERAVEEVAASARALIASLVTNAEPRNREVEAERLRARSALRFGTRP, from the coding sequence ATGTGCAGAAACATCAAGACCCTGTTCAACTTCGAGCCGCCAGCCACCGAGCTGGAGATCCGCGATGCGTCGCTGCAATTTGTGCGCAAGCTCAGCGGCTTCAGCGTGCCGTCCAAGGCGAACGAAGCCGCGTTTGAGCGCGCGGTGGAAGAGGTGGCCGCCAGCGCCCGGGCCTTGATCGCCTCGCTGGTGACCAACGCAGAGCCGCGCAATCGCGAGGTGGAGGCTGAGCGCCTGCGCGCGCGGTCGGCTTTGCGCTTTGGCACAAGACCGTAA
- a CDS encoding PACE efflux transporter — MSPFARRILQAVLYEGIAIAVVTPTLVLAFDHPPGSAFVLSAVMSGIALTWNYLFNLVFERWESRQTVKGRSLARRIAHGVGFEGGLAIILMPVMAYWLDISLWAAFVADMGLLAFFFVYTITFTWAFDRIFGLPLSAQGAKEA, encoded by the coding sequence ATGTCTCCTTTTGCCCGCCGTATTCTCCAAGCTGTTCTTTATGAAGGTATCGCCATCGCCGTGGTCACACCCACGCTGGTGCTGGCTTTCGACCACCCGCCGGGCTCGGCGTTTGTGCTGTCGGCAGTGATGTCCGGCATTGCGCTGACCTGGAACTACCTGTTCAACCTAGTGTTTGAGCGCTGGGAGTCGCGCCAGACCGTCAAGGGCCGTTCGCTGGCCCGGCGCATTGCGCATGGTGTGGGGTTTGAGGGTGGGCTGGCCATCATCCTCATGCCGGTCATGGCCTATTGGCTGGACATTTCGCTGTGGGCCGCGTTTGTGGCCGACATGGGCTTGCTGGCATTTTTCTTTGTGTACACCATTACCTTTACTTGGGCGTTTGACCGCATTTTTGGTTTGCCGTTGTCTGCTCAGGGTGCCAAAGAAGCCTGA
- a CDS encoding glyoxalase superfamily protein: protein MSFGQTTPILRIFDEAKAREFYVDFLGFKVDWEHRFEPGLPLYLQISLDGCVLHLSEHHGDCSPGAAMRIETNELDAFQQKLLAKQYKNARPAVQEMPWGSRDMSIMDPFGNRLTFTTAISS from the coding sequence ATGTCATTTGGACAAACCACACCTATCCTGCGCATCTTTGACGAGGCGAAGGCGCGGGAGTTTTACGTGGACTTCTTGGGCTTCAAGGTGGATTGGGAGCACCGCTTTGAGCCGGGGCTGCCGCTGTACCTGCAGATATCGCTGGACGGCTGTGTGCTGCACCTCTCCGAGCACCATGGCGACTGCAGCCCGGGCGCGGCCATGCGTATTGAGACAAACGAGCTGGACGCGTTTCAGCAGAAGTTGCTGGCCAAGCAGTACAAAAATGCCCGCCCCGCAGTGCAGGAAATGCCCTGGGGCAGCCGCGACATGTCCATCATGGACCCGTTTGGCAACCGCCTGACCTTTACCACCGCCATCAGCAGCTGA
- a CDS encoding mechanosensitive ion channel family protein produces MDTGKLTTWVDQVQPILLAFGLKVLGAIVVFVIGRWLISMVTGLVGAAMTRQKLDPTVQRYLVSFITVSLNIILVVAILGYFGVETTSFAALVAGAGVAIGAAWSGLLGNFAAGIFLLVLRPYQVGDYVGVGGVEGTVLELGLFGTTLTTPDNVKTIVGNGKIMGSDIKNFSANPHRRVELVAQLAGSADAHKAIALLKDAVSKVPNIAKSPVVDVEILEFNEFGPKLAVRPYCHTDHYWQVYFDTNKAIADTLGAAGFPVATRPLKIYPV; encoded by the coding sequence ATGGACACTGGAAAACTGACGACCTGGGTGGATCAAGTGCAACCGATCTTGCTGGCCTTTGGCCTCAAGGTGCTGGGCGCGATTGTGGTGTTTGTGATTGGCCGCTGGCTGATCAGCATGGTGACCGGGCTGGTGGGCGCCGCCATGACACGCCAGAAGCTGGACCCGACGGTGCAGCGGTACCTGGTGAGCTTTATCACCGTGTCGCTGAACATCATTCTGGTGGTGGCGATCCTCGGCTATTTCGGCGTGGAGACCACCTCGTTTGCGGCCCTGGTGGCGGGCGCCGGTGTGGCGATTGGCGCGGCGTGGAGCGGCTTGCTGGGTAACTTTGCTGCGGGCATTTTCCTGCTGGTGCTGCGGCCCTACCAGGTGGGTGACTACGTGGGTGTGGGTGGTGTCGAGGGCACGGTGCTGGAGCTGGGCCTGTTTGGCACCACGCTGACCACGCCGGACAACGTGAAGACCATTGTCGGCAACGGCAAGATCATGGGCAGCGACATCAAGAACTTCTCGGCCAACCCGCACCGCCGTGTGGAGCTGGTGGCGCAACTGGCGGGTAGCGCCGATGCGCACAAGGCGATTGCCTTGCTCAAGGACGCGGTCTCCAAGGTGCCCAACATCGCCAAGTCACCTGTGGTGGACGTGGAGATTCTGGAGTTCAACGAGTTCGGCCCCAAGCTGGCCGTGCGCCCCTACTGCCACACCGACCACTACTGGCAGGTCTACTTCGACACCAACAAGGCGATTGCCGACACGCTGGGCGCAGCGGGCTTTCCGGTGGCAACCCGTCCGCTGAAGATTTACCCGGTTTAA